From a region of the Acidicapsa acidisoli genome:
- a CDS encoding sigma-54-dependent transcriptional regulator, protein MLETVLQSTIMEYFPQNLETQETQESQGPSNRKVRMHLLVVDTDAAVRSACAEIATSLGYAVQSTADLAQAKSLVSSRAADILLVNLPYGGYHALDLVSEVKVLHPATAVIAMTASSSVNAAVEAMRRGASDYLTKPFAVDELSAVLERAAATVAVDAESRQLRERLRLSQGLGSMIGRSAEMEKLYRILSKVAQSTHPVLVLGESGTGKELVARTIHAYGPNAYKPFLPVDCGSLVPTLIESELFGYVKGAFTGASKSKDGLFVSAEGGTVFLDEIGELTLDLQAKLLRALQEKEVRPVGATHRVPIKARIVAATNRDLAAMVEKGSFRKDLFYRLNVVNLRLPALRDRREDIPLLTAHFLERMSKGQPVKFSLSNEALRTMMQHDWPGNIRELEHCIERACALSSGPVLELGDLPTQLQQQGLDAHRVAAKAETVSAEGAADVVPLAELERQAILSAIRKLGGDKLLAARLLGIGKTTLYRKLKEYGITDPLLEEE, encoded by the coding sequence ATGCTCGAAACAGTATTGCAGTCAACCATAATGGAGTATTTCCCGCAAAATCTCGAGACCCAGGAAACTCAGGAGTCACAAGGGCCCTCGAACCGCAAGGTTCGCATGCACCTATTGGTCGTCGACACAGACGCCGCAGTACGCTCCGCCTGCGCCGAAATCGCGACTTCGCTGGGCTATGCCGTCCAATCCACGGCGGATCTCGCCCAGGCCAAGAGCTTGGTCAGCAGCCGCGCCGCAGACATTCTTCTCGTCAACCTGCCCTATGGCGGTTATCACGCGCTCGATCTTGTCTCCGAGGTGAAGGTCCTGCATCCGGCCACGGCAGTCATCGCCATGACCGCATCCAGTTCGGTGAACGCCGCCGTCGAAGCAATGCGGCGCGGCGCGTCCGACTACCTGACCAAACCCTTCGCCGTCGACGAGCTTTCAGCTGTCTTGGAGCGGGCGGCAGCCACCGTCGCCGTTGACGCAGAGAGCCGCCAATTGCGCGAGCGCCTGCGCCTCAGCCAGGGACTCGGCTCCATGATTGGCCGCTCCGCCGAGATGGAGAAGCTCTACCGCATCCTCTCCAAAGTCGCCCAAAGCACGCATCCGGTCCTGGTGCTCGGCGAGAGCGGCACCGGCAAGGAACTCGTCGCTCGCACCATCCACGCCTACGGCCCCAACGCTTATAAGCCATTCCTTCCCGTCGACTGCGGTTCGCTGGTGCCAACCTTGATCGAGAGCGAACTCTTCGGCTACGTCAAGGGCGCTTTCACCGGCGCCTCGAAATCCAAAGACGGATTGTTTGTCAGCGCCGAGGGTGGAACCGTCTTCCTGGATGAAATTGGCGAGTTAACCCTGGACCTTCAGGCCAAGCTGCTCCGCGCCCTGCAGGAAAAGGAAGTGCGTCCCGTCGGCGCGACGCACCGGGTGCCCATCAAGGCCCGCATCGTCGCCGCCACCAACCGCGATCTCGCCGCGATGGTCGAAAAGGGAAGCTTCCGCAAAGATCTCTTTTATCGCCTCAATGTCGTCAATCTTCGCCTGCCTGCGCTGCGCGACCGCCGCGAAGACATCCCCCTGCTCACCGCGCACTTCCTGGAGCGGATGTCCAAGGGCCAGCCAGTCAAGTTCTCCCTGAGCAACGAAGCGCTGCGAACCATGATGCAGCACGACTGGCCGGGAAATATCCGCGAACTGGAGCACTGCATCGAGCGAGCCTGCGCCCTGTCCTCGGGTCCGGTGCTCGAACTGGGCGACCTGCCCACGCAGTTGCAGCAGCAGGGCCTAGATGCGCATCGCGTTGCCGCCAAGGCGGAGACAGTCTCCGCCGAAGGGGCAGCCGATGTCGTGCCGCTCGCCGAGCTGGAGCGCCAGGCCATCCTCAGCGCAATCCGCAAGCTCGGTGGAGACAAGCTCCTCGCCGCGCGGCTGCTCGGAATCGGCAAGACCACCCTCTACCGCAAGCTGAAGGAATACGGCATCACCGACCCTCTTCTCGAAGAAGAATGA
- a CDS encoding sensor histidine kinase, which yields MQTDSWQPETASLTRPNRQETALAPDLASLIHDTRNMVSAMDLYCGLLAEPDVLSAPFRHYAGELQLIATACRSLLDKMANSEAQPDADLSSNTGSWPSPVRWPHNRQPAPPRPNPRLDPRLDPRLDRPGRLRVFLDGHPMESLADELQANQNLLAAMAGPGITIALSIEGGHRPVSMTRDDFTRIMVNLVKNAADAMPHGGHIHIFLREDGGSLLLSVEDSGPGIPEGALELIFSSGYSTHANKISSSVSSSDASASGPVRHRGFGLSIVRSVVTAAGGSVKAFNRKGNPGAILQIELPCRASPNLHS from the coding sequence TTGCAGACGGATAGTTGGCAGCCTGAAACCGCATCGCTTACCAGACCCAATCGGCAAGAAACAGCACTCGCGCCAGACTTAGCCAGCCTGATTCACGACACCCGTAACATGGTTTCCGCAATGGATCTCTATTGCGGCCTGCTGGCAGAGCCGGACGTCCTCTCCGCTCCCTTTCGGCATTACGCAGGCGAGCTGCAACTAATCGCCACAGCCTGCCGCAGCCTGTTGGACAAGATGGCGAATTCCGAAGCCCAGCCCGACGCCGATCTCTCCTCAAACACAGGCTCCTGGCCTTCGCCGGTCCGCTGGCCTCACAACCGTCAGCCCGCGCCGCCACGTCCCAATCCACGCCTTGACCCACGTCTTGACCCACGTCTCGATCGCCCCGGACGCCTCCGAGTCTTCCTCGACGGCCATCCGATGGAAAGCCTCGCCGACGAGCTGCAAGCCAACCAGAACTTGCTGGCCGCCATGGCCGGCCCCGGAATCACGATAGCTCTCTCCATCGAAGGAGGCCACCGTCCCGTCTCCATGACGCGAGACGACTTCACCCGGATCATGGTGAACCTCGTCAAAAACGCCGCCGACGCGATGCCCCACGGCGGACACATACACATATTCCTCCGCGAGGACGGCGGAAGCCTGTTGCTCAGCGTCGAAGACAGCGGGCCCGGCATCCCGGAAGGCGCCCTGGAACTCATCTTTTCATCCGGCTATTCGACCCATGCCAACAAAATCTCCAGTTCGGTTTCCAGCTCGGATGCTTCGGCCTCTGGCCCCGTGCGCCATCGCGGCTTCGGGCTATCCATTGTTCGCTCGGTTGTCACCGCAGCCGGGGGCAGCGTAAAGGCCTTCAACCGGAAAGGCAACCCAGGAGCAATCCTCCAGATCGAGTTACCCTGCCGGGCATCTCCGAATCTCCATTCCTAA
- the rph gene encoding ribonuclease PH, translated as MANLSPGTSLAGSTTSSKTSAGTADFFRADGRATNQLRPLTLTPGFVRTAEGSVLISVGATRVLCNATIENGVPSWLRNSGRGWVTAEYAMLPRSTVTRTARESERGKIGGRTHEIQRLIGRSLRSVVDMQALGERTVILDCDVIQADGGTRTAAISGACVALALAFNALVKAGSLKASPLRQLVAATSVGIVEGAALLDLCYEEDSQAEVDMNVVMTADGGLVETQATAEKGSYSRAQLNELIDLAEGGLREIFAAQKLVLGGA; from the coding sequence ATGGCAAACCTTTCCCCTGGCACTTCGCTGGCCGGCTCCACGACGAGTTCTAAGACGAGCGCTGGCACAGCTGACTTCTTTCGCGCGGATGGCCGCGCTACCAATCAGCTTCGCCCGCTGACGCTGACTCCGGGCTTTGTGCGCACGGCGGAGGGCTCGGTTTTGATTTCGGTCGGGGCTACGCGGGTGCTGTGCAATGCGACGATTGAAAACGGCGTTCCAAGCTGGCTGCGCAACTCGGGGCGGGGATGGGTGACGGCGGAGTATGCCATGTTGCCGCGATCCACAGTGACGCGGACGGCGCGGGAGAGCGAGCGGGGCAAAATTGGCGGACGGACGCATGAGATTCAGCGACTGATTGGGCGCAGTCTGCGTTCGGTGGTGGATATGCAGGCGCTGGGCGAGCGGACGGTGATTCTGGACTGCGACGTGATTCAGGCCGATGGCGGGACGCGGACGGCGGCCATTTCTGGAGCCTGTGTTGCGCTGGCGCTGGCGTTTAATGCGCTGGTGAAGGCTGGAAGCCTGAAGGCTTCTCCGCTGCGGCAACTGGTGGCTGCTACTTCGGTCGGGATTGTGGAGGGCGCGGCGTTGCTGGATCTCTGCTACGAGGAGGATTCGCAGGCTGAGGTGGATATGAATGTGGTGATGACTGCGGACGGCGGGCTGGTGGAGACGCAGGCTACGGCGGAAAAGGGCAGCTATTCGCGGGCGCAGCTTAACGAGTTGATTGATCTGGCTGAGGGCGGGTTGCGGGAGATCTTTGCGGCGCAGAAGTTGGTGCTGGGCGGGGCTTAG
- a CDS encoding HEAT repeat domain-containing protein — translation MTHLRSRRTKRTPCGFAGGMLLYFCGFGFVPLGSGQTDPSTQWIADLKDSKSHLREHALLSLADSKDSRKVELLIAALNDSNQQVRIGAVDALGQAQDPRAVKPLLDVLQGPDNELRLHASNSLAIIHDPSAVEPLVAALKDPRSDVRQNAAFALFNQIQDPRVIEPLVAALSDPEANVRSSAAFTLSAMAGTKDPRVAEPLIVALKDPMEDVRRNAARALGKTGDPRAVEPLIAALKDPEAKVRSDAARALVDTNSPHAIDPLLSALNDANEDVRLKVAHALERSKDKRVVTPFITFLNHSDTNVRWRMAAWLITIHNPVMVSPLTVLMRDSDPRVRKTAAWALSEIEDHSAVNALLAALKKSDAPAIAGAYRFFLSRGKPGSEDALIEALDKYGDPWMARTFENCGDVKLQEAGYNWEAKPHSFGSQTTISSAEVEVIRWGSVR, via the coding sequence ATGACTCATCTGAGAAGTCGCCGCACCAAGAGAACTCCTTGCGGATTCGCTGGAGGAATGCTGCTATATTTCTGCGGATTCGGATTCGTTCCACTTGGGAGTGGGCAAACTGATCCATCGACCCAGTGGATTGCGGATCTGAAGGATTCAAAATCTCACCTCCGCGAACACGCTCTCCTGTCGCTCGCTGATTCCAAGGATTCGCGCAAGGTCGAACTCCTAATCGCTGCTCTCAACGACTCGAATCAGCAGGTCCGGATTGGCGCGGTCGATGCGTTGGGTCAAGCCCAGGATCCACGAGCCGTCAAGCCGCTGCTCGACGTCCTTCAAGGTCCGGACAATGAACTCAGACTTCACGCTTCAAATTCATTGGCCATCATCCATGACCCCAGCGCGGTCGAGCCTCTCGTAGCGGCTCTCAAGGATCCTCGATCCGACGTCCGGCAGAACGCAGCCTTTGCCTTGTTCAACCAAATTCAAGATCCTCGCGTGATTGAACCTCTGGTCGCCGCCCTGAGTGACCCGGAAGCAAATGTCCGAAGCAGTGCTGCATTCACTCTTAGCGCGATGGCCGGAACAAAAGACCCGCGGGTCGCCGAACCACTGATCGTTGCACTGAAAGACCCAATGGAAGATGTCCGGAGGAATGCCGCTCGTGCTTTGGGCAAGACGGGGGATCCTCGCGCAGTCGAACCTCTCATTGCGGCCCTGAAAGACCCGGAAGCAAAAGTCCGGAGCGATGCAGCCAGGGCGCTGGTCGACACCAACAGTCCCCACGCAATTGACCCACTGTTATCCGCCCTCAACGATGCGAATGAGGACGTCCGGCTGAAAGTGGCCCACGCGTTGGAAAGAAGCAAGGACAAACGCGTGGTTACGCCGTTCATCACTTTTCTCAACCACTCGGATACCAACGTTCGTTGGAGAATGGCTGCTTGGCTGATCACCATCCACAATCCCGTGATGGTCAGCCCTCTGACTGTGCTTATGCGGGATTCGGACCCACGTGTTCGGAAAACAGCGGCCTGGGCCTTGAGCGAAATAGAAGACCATAGCGCCGTCAATGCCCTACTGGCAGCCTTGAAGAAAAGCGATGCGCCCGCAATCGCCGGAGCTTATCGCTTCTTTCTAAGTCGGGGCAAACCAGGGTCGGAAGATGCTCTGATCGAAGCACTCGATAAGTACGGCGATCCGTGGATGGCTCGAACTTTCGAGAACTGCGGAGATGTGAAGTTGCAGGAGGCTGGGTACAATTGGGAAGCAAAACCCCATTCCTTTGGTTCGCAAACAACGATCTCCTCGGCAGAAGTAGAGGTAATCCGCTGGGGAAGCGTTAGGTAA
- a CDS encoding Tex family protein, translating into MATPQALSPEILLHISQQLTLPLRGLVAVIELLDEGGTVPFIARYRKEATGNLDEVQIRAIEEQLAYFRELVSRKQTVLETIAGQGKLTDELKARIEATLDRNVLEDLYLPYKPKRRTKATIAREQGLEPLADYLWAQQPGETSLADLAPTFVSEEKGVATVEAALEGARHIVAERISEDADLRKMLRQWVFDEGVVISKKAVDAVDEQEKFKMYYEYREPVKTIPSHRMLAIRRGETENVLFFLIETDADRAGSMLRSRVLKAKGDWTPQLELAVDDSWSRLLNSSIQAEIRLELKRRSDAEAIQVFRENLHNLLLAAPAGPIAVLGIDPGLRTGCKVAVVDETGKFLAHDVIYPHTGKGNTEAAKATLYRFLSQHNCRAIAIGNGTASRETDALVREFLREKELKDIFTVTVSESGASVYSASDLARQEFPDLDLTVRGAISIARRLQDPLAELVKVDPKAIGVGQYQHDVDQRQLQESLGQVIESCVNRVGVDLNTASWALLRYVAGITERTALNIIAHRDQHGRFVSREQLKKVTGVGPKTFEQAAGFLRIRDGENPLDSTAVHPESYALVEEIARLAASPIDSIIRQPELLEKVDRSQLKAGTFTLQDILDELRKPGRDPRDKFVAPSFLESVHEISDLEPGMVLEGVVTNVTRFGAFVDVGVHQDGLVHISELSNKFIKDPSEAVKAGQIVKVKVLSADARTKRVSLSIKALLDNSAGPRPAGKRPNTPPKPPAPPAPPATMEDKIAALAARWQKR; encoded by the coding sequence ATGGCTACTCCGCAGGCTCTATCCCCCGAAATTCTCCTCCATATCTCCCAGCAACTCACTCTTCCACTGCGCGGCCTGGTCGCCGTCATCGAACTCCTCGACGAGGGCGGCACCGTCCCATTCATCGCCCGCTATCGGAAAGAAGCGACCGGCAATCTCGACGAGGTGCAGATTCGCGCCATCGAAGAGCAGCTCGCCTACTTCCGCGAACTGGTCTCGCGTAAGCAGACAGTGCTCGAAACCATCGCCGGGCAGGGCAAGCTGACCGATGAGCTGAAGGCTCGCATCGAGGCCACGCTCGACCGCAACGTCCTCGAAGACCTCTATCTGCCCTACAAGCCCAAGCGCCGCACCAAGGCCACCATCGCCCGCGAACAGGGCCTCGAACCTCTCGCCGACTACCTCTGGGCGCAGCAGCCCGGCGAAACCTCGCTCGCCGATCTCGCGCCAACCTTCGTCAGCGAAGAAAAAGGCGTCGCGACTGTCGAGGCCGCCCTCGAAGGTGCCCGCCACATCGTCGCCGAGCGTATCAGCGAAGACGCCGATCTGCGCAAGATGCTGCGCCAGTGGGTCTTCGACGAAGGCGTCGTCATCAGCAAGAAGGCCGTCGACGCCGTCGACGAACAAGAGAAGTTCAAGATGTACTACGAGTACCGCGAGCCGGTGAAGACCATCCCCTCGCATCGCATGTTGGCCATCCGCCGCGGCGAAACCGAAAACGTCCTCTTCTTCCTCATCGAAACCGACGCCGACCGCGCCGGCTCCATGCTACGCTCCCGCGTCCTGAAGGCCAAAGGCGACTGGACCCCTCAGCTTGAGCTGGCGGTCGATGACAGTTGGTCGCGCCTGCTGAACTCCTCCATCCAGGCCGAAATCCGCCTCGAACTCAAACGCCGCTCCGACGCCGAAGCCATCCAGGTCTTCCGCGAAAACCTGCACAACCTGCTCCTCGCAGCCCCCGCCGGACCCATCGCCGTCCTCGGCATCGACCCCGGCCTGCGCACCGGCTGCAAAGTCGCCGTCGTCGACGAAACCGGCAAATTCCTCGCCCACGACGTCATCTACCCCCACACCGGCAAGGGCAACACAGAAGCAGCCAAGGCTACTCTCTACCGCTTCCTCAGCCAGCACAACTGCCGGGCCATCGCCATCGGCAACGGCACCGCCTCCCGGGAAACCGACGCCCTCGTCCGTGAATTCCTGCGCGAAAAGGAACTCAAGGACATTTTCACCGTCACCGTCAGCGAATCGGGAGCCAGCGTCTACTCCGCCTCCGACCTCGCCCGCCAGGAGTTCCCCGACCTCGACCTCACCGTCCGCGGAGCCATCTCCATCGCCCGCCGCCTGCAAGACCCCCTCGCCGAACTGGTCAAAGTCGACCCCAAGGCCATCGGCGTCGGCCAGTACCAGCACGACGTCGACCAGCGCCAGCTTCAGGAGTCTCTCGGCCAGGTCATCGAGAGCTGCGTCAACCGCGTCGGCGTCGACCTCAACACCGCTTCGTGGGCGCTGCTCCGCTACGTCGCCGGAATCACCGAGCGCACGGCCCTGAACATCATCGCCCACCGCGACCAGCACGGCCGCTTCGTCTCCCGCGAGCAACTGAAGAAGGTCACCGGCGTCGGCCCCAAGACATTCGAACAGGCCGCGGGCTTCCTGCGCATTCGCGATGGCGAAAACCCGCTCGACTCAACCGCCGTCCATCCCGAGTCCTACGCGCTCGTCGAAGAGATCGCCCGCCTCGCCGCCAGCCCCATCGACAGCATCATCCGCCAGCCGGAACTGCTCGAAAAAGTCGACCGCAGCCAGCTCAAGGCCGGAACATTCACCCTGCAAGATATCCTTGATGAGTTGCGCAAGCCGGGCCGCGACCCCCGCGACAAGTTCGTCGCCCCCAGCTTCCTCGAATCGGTCCACGAAATCTCCGATCTGGAGCCGGGCATGGTCCTCGAAGGCGTCGTCACCAACGTCACCCGCTTCGGAGCCTTCGTCGACGTCGGCGTCCATCAGGACGGCCTCGTACACATCAGCGAACTCTCCAACAAGTTCATCAAAGACCCGTCAGAAGCCGTAAAAGCCGGACAGATCGTAAAGGTAAAGGTCCTAAGCGCCGACGCCCGAACCAAACGAGTCTCCCTGTCGATCAAAGCCCTGCTGGACAACAGCGCAGGCCCACGCCCAGCAGGCAAACGCCCCAACACCCCACCCAAACCGCCAGCCCCCCCAGCACCCCCGGCAACGATGGAAGACAAAATCGCAGCCCTGGCCGCCCGCTGGCAAAAACGATAG
- a CDS encoding EAP30/Vps36 family vacuolar-sorting protein has product MLAPMIPIPRDWFDYTNFGVGLVGLVFTLWAVRQATGAKQAAKETREAIWQREASDSFSDLLHIAESISELVQFERQPEAAVRVRDILARIPKDRARFERYLGSDSAKLLALESRYQELARKLAEPAVWDDSDARRVATDAALGASRDLSEICGRLLKRQDEEGR; this is encoded by the coding sequence ATGCTTGCGCCAATGATTCCGATTCCGCGTGACTGGTTCGACTACACAAATTTCGGGGTGGGGCTAGTCGGATTGGTCTTCACGCTTTGGGCTGTTCGGCAAGCCACCGGCGCCAAGCAAGCCGCTAAAGAGACGCGAGAGGCGATTTGGCAACGCGAGGCATCCGACTCCTTTTCGGATTTGTTGCACATCGCGGAGAGCATATCGGAACTGGTACAGTTCGAGCGGCAGCCCGAGGCGGCGGTTCGGGTTAGAGACATATTGGCACGAATCCCAAAGGATCGCGCCCGATTTGAGCGGTATCTTGGCAGCGATTCCGCTAAACTACTGGCATTGGAGTCTCGATATCAGGAGTTGGCTCGAAAATTGGCCGAACCAGCAGTGTGGGACGATAGTGACGCACGCCGTGTCGCGACTGACGCAGCATTGGGGGCCAGCCGCGACTTGAGCGAAATATGCGGGCGCTTGCTGAAACGCCAAGATGAGGAGGGACGATGA
- a CDS encoding tetratricopeptide repeat protein, producing the protein MKTSVPVELLRLALCIAGVTLAAIAHPPFLNTQVASAKITSPSNSTTAQVTPNPTWSHDIAPILYKNCTTCHHPGGAGPFSLLTYADAKRWGAQVAKVTGSRYMPPWLPEPGHGDFADNRRLPDADLATLRKWFEAGMPQGDLAEAPKAPAYDATWQLGKPDLILKQAQRFALPAGGTDVFRNFILPYPLKEGHYIRAMEIRPGAPQVVHHANVLIDRTGSFRRQHPADWQSGIPGMEILLDAGNTFDPDSHFLFWKPDTPALIEPEGMPWRLDPGNDLILNIHLKPSGKSEVIDTEIGLYFTDQPPTRQPMLLQLDRDDALDIPPGDNKFLVEDSLTLPVDVEALGVYPHAHYLGKDMQAWATLPTGEKKWLVWICDWDIDRQSVYRYREPVQLPKGTVLHMRYLYDNSASNPRNPHNPPIRVHAGNRSEDEMAHLWLQVLPVHADPNSPDPRLLLEEAWMRNRLSKSPGDRISLYNLGAALTGEGRFKEAVAVYERDSKAHPDDARTLTALGAALEGSGDWQSARASFARAVAATGAPQSQICDARFDLANLDLRQQNLSSAEQEFRVQLTACSEDAETHSGLAATLAAESQPKPAEDEYRRSLQLDPQNLPSLLGLASIELDTGENASAIQRLNETIRIHPSSEEAHGQLARAYAQSGDLAHAEAELRKAAQLKPDDPAIHSALSQVLAGTGNLEEAATEQRQALKLQENDPDGWNNLGVLEARTGKTESARRDFQRALQLQPGHAQARANLDRLPRAN; encoded by the coding sequence ATGAAAACATCGGTACCCGTGGAGCTTTTACGCCTAGCACTGTGTATCGCCGGAGTTACCCTGGCAGCCATCGCCCACCCTCCGTTTCTAAATACTCAAGTCGCGAGCGCCAAAATAACTTCGCCTTCTAACTCCACCACGGCGCAAGTTACTCCAAACCCGACCTGGTCCCATGACATCGCGCCAATTCTCTATAAAAACTGCACAACCTGCCATCATCCCGGTGGCGCTGGCCCATTCAGCCTGCTGACTTACGCCGACGCCAAACGCTGGGGCGCACAGGTCGCGAAAGTAACCGGCTCCCGCTACATGCCCCCATGGCTGCCCGAACCCGGCCACGGCGACTTCGCCGACAATCGCCGCCTGCCCGACGCCGACCTCGCAACTCTGCGCAAGTGGTTCGAAGCGGGAATGCCACAGGGCGACCTCGCCGAAGCCCCAAAAGCTCCCGCCTACGACGCCACCTGGCAATTGGGCAAACCCGACCTGATTCTCAAACAGGCGCAGCGCTTCGCGCTTCCAGCCGGAGGCACGGACGTCTTCCGCAACTTCATCCTCCCCTATCCGCTCAAAGAAGGACACTACATCCGCGCAATGGAGATTCGCCCCGGCGCGCCCCAGGTCGTCCACCACGCCAACGTGCTCATCGACCGCACCGGCAGCTTCCGCCGTCAGCATCCCGCCGACTGGCAGTCCGGAATCCCCGGCATGGAGATTCTCCTCGACGCCGGCAACACCTTCGATCCCGACAGCCATTTCCTCTTCTGGAAGCCCGATACTCCCGCGCTCATCGAGCCGGAAGGCATGCCCTGGCGGCTCGATCCCGGCAACGATCTCATCCTCAACATCCACCTCAAACCCTCCGGCAAATCCGAGGTCATCGACACAGAAATCGGCCTCTACTTCACCGACCAGCCGCCCACCAGGCAGCCCATGCTGCTGCAACTCGATCGCGACGACGCACTTGACATTCCTCCCGGCGACAACAAGTTCCTCGTCGAAGACTCCCTGACCCTGCCAGTCGATGTCGAAGCACTCGGCGTCTACCCCCACGCCCACTACCTCGGCAAAGACATGCAGGCCTGGGCCACGCTCCCCACAGGCGAGAAAAAATGGCTGGTCTGGATTTGCGACTGGGACATCGACCGCCAATCCGTCTACCGCTATCGCGAACCGGTGCAACTGCCCAAGGGCACAGTCCTGCACATGCGCTATCTCTATGACAACTCGGCGTCCAATCCGCGCAACCCGCACAATCCGCCAATCCGAGTCCACGCAGGCAACCGCTCCGAAGACGAAATGGCGCACCTCTGGCTTCAGGTATTGCCCGTTCACGCCGACCCAAACAGTCCCGATCCGCGCCTTCTGTTAGAGGAAGCATGGATGCGCAACAGGCTCAGCAAGTCCCCCGGCGACCGCATAAGCCTCTATAACCTCGGTGCAGCGCTCACCGGCGAAGGCCGATTCAAAGAAGCCGTCGCAGTCTATGAACGCGACAGCAAAGCGCATCCAGACGACGCCCGCACCCTCACCGCTCTGGGAGCAGCCCTCGAAGGCTCCGGCGACTGGCAATCCGCGCGCGCATCCTTCGCTCGCGCCGTCGCCGCCACTGGCGCACCGCAGTCGCAAATCTGCGACGCCCGCTTCGATCTAGCGAATCTAGATCTCCGCCAACAGAATCTCTCCTCCGCCGAGCAGGAGTTTCGTGTGCAATTGACCGCCTGTTCCGAAGACGCCGAAACCCACTCCGGCCTCGCGGCGACCCTCGCAGCAGAAAGCCAGCCCAAACCCGCCGAGGACGAATACCGTCGCAGCCTGCAACTCGATCCACAAAACCTTCCGTCGCTGCTCGGCCTGGCGTCCATCGAACTCGACACAGGCGAAAACGCCAGCGCCATCCAGCGCCTCAACGAAACCATCCGCATCCATCCATCCTCCGAAGAAGCGCACGGCCAACTTGCCCGCGCCTACGCGCAATCCGGCGATTTAGCCCACGCCGAGGCAGAGCTTCGCAAAGCCGCCCAACTCAAGCCCGACGACCCCGCCATCCATTCCGCGCTTTCCCAGGTCCTCGCCGGAACCGGCAATCTCGAAGAAGCAGCCACAGAACAGCGCCAGGCCCTCAAATTACAGGAAAACGACCCGGACGGCTGGAACAACCTCGGCGTCCTCGAAGCCCGCACCGGCAAAACCGAATCCGCCCGCCGCGACTTCCAGCGCGCCCTGCAGCTCCAACCCGGCCACGCCCAGGCCCGCGCCAATCTGGACCGTCTGCCAAGAGCCAACTGA
- a CDS encoding redoxin domain-containing protein — translation MRRIVAHCLAAVLIFTASHAVAQTLHVSDLQGNPIQKLAADGTQVVVLIFAATDCPISNRYIPEITRLNREYAAKSIKIWWVFPNPGDTLPIVQRHIQDFSIVTPALIDSHQELVQMAHASVTPEAAVFAVNGGTLREVYHGRIDDRYIAFGQERPQATRHELQEAIEATLAGRPASKPAAGPVGCSIIPAAQKP, via the coding sequence ATGCGTCGAATAGTCGCGCACTGTCTGGCTGCCGTCCTTATCTTCACTGCTTCGCACGCCGTCGCGCAGACGCTGCACGTATCTGACTTGCAAGGCAATCCCATCCAAAAGCTGGCCGCCGACGGAACACAGGTAGTCGTGCTGATCTTCGCCGCCACAGACTGCCCGATCTCCAATCGCTATATCCCCGAAATCACAAGACTCAATCGGGAGTATGCAGCCAAGTCCATCAAAATATGGTGGGTCTTTCCAAACCCCGGCGACACGCTTCCCATAGTGCAACGGCACATACAGGATTTCTCTATCGTCACGCCAGCATTGATTGATTCCCATCAAGAACTGGTGCAAATGGCCCACGCCTCCGTGACTCCCGAAGCAGCTGTCTTCGCCGTCAACGGTGGCACACTTCGCGAGGTCTATCACGGCCGCATCGACGACCGCTACATCGCCTTCGGTCAGGAGCGACCACAAGCCACGCGCCATGAATTGCAAGAGGCAATCGAGGCCACACTCGCTGGCCGTCCAGCATCCAAGCCCGCCGCAGGCCCGGTTGGTTGCTCTATCATCCCGGCAGCGCAAAAGCCATGA